In a single window of the Renibacterium salmoninarum ATCC 33209 genome:
- a CDS encoding VanW family protein encodes MNRVIIKPGETFSFWRLVGPVNTRLGYREGVVISHGRAASGVGGGMCQFTNLLHWMILHSPLEIVEYHHHSAYDLFPDFNRQIPYGTGTSIVYNYLDYRFRNNLDQSFQIIVYLTEEHLRGELRAEQPLPLKYHVHEEDAYFYQAGEQIFRHNRIIRTVTDKRTGNQVLHEELLENNGLVCYDRDLIKSAILSQKPSESVANSVS; translated from the coding sequence GTGAACCGAGTCATCATCAAGCCAGGAGAGACCTTTTCGTTTTGGCGGCTGGTGGGCCCAGTTAATACCAGGCTCGGATATCGAGAGGGCGTGGTGATCAGCCATGGCAGGGCAGCCTCTGGAGTTGGCGGCGGAATGTGCCAGTTTACAAACCTTCTACATTGGATGATTTTGCACAGCCCGTTGGAAATCGTTGAGTATCACCACCACAGCGCCTATGACCTGTTTCCAGACTTTAACCGGCAAATCCCTTACGGTACGGGTACTTCAATCGTTTACAACTATCTTGACTACCGCTTTCGTAATAACTTAGACCAGTCATTCCAGATTATTGTTTATCTCACCGAAGAGCATTTACGCGGCGAGCTTCGTGCCGAACAGCCGTTGCCGTTGAAATATCACGTACATGAAGAGGACGCTTACTTTTACCAGGCGGGCGAGCAAATTTTCCGGCACAACAGGATTATCCGAACGGTAACAGACAAGCGCACCGGAAACCAAGTGCTACACGAAGAACTTCTCGAAAACAATGGCCTGGTCTGCTACGACCGGGACTTGATCAAGTCAGCCATCTTGAGCCAAAAACCAAGCGAATCGGTAGCTAACTCAGTCAGCTGA
- a CDS encoding DUF3093 domain-containing protein → MRHNDSNALRPTDIVYAERLWPAFWMWLVVIGISAAGILILAPISIVAGFSAAVVLLVLQAAFLIMSTPRIEVDASTLTVGRASIERKFIGSAAAFRDDDAFAQRGPQLNGLAYLCLRGWISPVVRIEVQDASDPTPYWLTSTRRPEQLVAALTASSVE, encoded by the coding sequence ATGCGGCACAATGATTCTAATGCACTACGCCCCACCGATATCGTCTACGCTGAACGGCTCTGGCCCGCATTCTGGATGTGGCTTGTCGTGATAGGTATCTCGGCAGCCGGCATTTTAATCCTGGCACCAATCAGCATAGTCGCAGGATTCTCGGCCGCAGTGGTATTGCTTGTTCTCCAGGCAGCGTTTTTGATCATGAGCACGCCCAGAATCGAAGTTGATGCAAGCACGCTAACCGTCGGCCGAGCAAGCATCGAGCGGAAATTCATTGGTTCAGCTGCCGCGTTTCGCGATGATGACGCCTTTGCGCAACGCGGCCCACAGCTGAATGGCCTCGCCTACCTGTGCCTTCGCGGCTGGATTAGCCCCGTAGTGCGGATCGAAGTCCAGGATGCCTCTGATCCCACACCGTACTGGTTAACCTCGACGAGGCGGCCCGAGCAGCTTGTCGCTGCCCTGACCGCCTCGAGTGTCGAATAA
- a CDS encoding DNA gyrase/topoisomerase IV subunit A → MARRTSPKAPETGDFTENIIDIDVSQEMEGSFLEYAYSVIYSRALPDARDGLKPVQRRILYMMSEMGLHPDRGHVKSARVVGEVMGKLHPHGDTAIYDAMVRMAQDFSLRLPLIDGHGNFGSLDAGPAAPRYTEARLAAAALTLTDHLDEDVVDFVPNYDNQLTQPEVLPAAFPNLLVNGATGIAVGMATNMAPHNLVEVISAARHLIAHPEVTLDDVMRFVPGPDLPTGGRIVGLDGIREAYETGRGSFKTRAKIDVEQLTARRTGLVVTELPYTVSPEKVIEKIKDGVNAKKLQGISDIVDLTDRNHGLRLVIELKNGFNPQAIIQQLYKLTPMEDSFGINNVTLVDGQPKTLGLLELLRVYVAHRIDVVRRRTAFRLGKKKDRLHLVEGMLIAILDIDEVIQIIRTSEETAAARDRLIAIYDLSEIQANYILELRLRQLTKYSRIELEKEQDELRKEIEELERILNSEPVLRELVSSELAEIAEKYGTPRRTVLLESEAVSPTVAKALAAATTPGKATPLALEIADDPCWVLLSSSGQIARTSTREALSDSGARTKHDVFKSVIATSARGEVGAVTSAGRMLRLQVLDMPVLPPTAGLPNLAGGVPAKEFITLLKGESLISFVPIDAVVALGTKQGIVKRVTPEYPLNREDWEIISLKDKDSVVAAAAAQDDDELVFITEQAQLLRFSATAVRPQGRTAGGMAGIKLASNDVVLSFAVVAAGDPAAVVVSISGSTDALPGTAPGSAKVSDFSEYPPKGRATGGVRAHRFLKGEDILLLAWTGHGPAKAASSAGVARALPLEHGRRDGSGIPLTQSIDEIGPSLDGYVSEPEENSVGLVLEAPLESSAD, encoded by the coding sequence ATGGCAAGGCGCACGTCACCGAAAGCCCCGGAGACCGGGGACTTCACCGAAAACATCATCGACATCGATGTATCCCAGGAAATGGAAGGCTCCTTCCTCGAGTACGCCTATTCGGTGATCTACTCTCGGGCGCTGCCTGATGCCCGCGACGGCCTCAAACCGGTACAACGCCGCATTTTGTACATGATGAGCGAAATGGGTTTGCACCCTGATCGCGGGCACGTCAAAAGTGCGCGCGTCGTGGGTGAAGTGATGGGCAAGCTGCACCCGCACGGCGATACCGCAATCTACGATGCCATGGTGCGCATGGCACAGGACTTTTCCCTGCGCTTGCCACTGATTGATGGCCACGGCAACTTTGGCTCGCTCGACGCCGGACCAGCTGCGCCGCGTTACACCGAAGCTAGGCTTGCCGCAGCCGCCTTGACGCTCACCGATCACCTCGATGAGGATGTGGTCGATTTTGTGCCGAACTACGATAATCAGCTCACCCAGCCAGAAGTCCTTCCGGCGGCCTTCCCCAATCTGTTGGTCAACGGCGCCACCGGCATCGCTGTTGGTATGGCCACCAACATGGCACCGCACAACCTGGTCGAAGTCATTTCGGCCGCGCGGCATCTGATTGCGCATCCTGAGGTAACTTTGGACGATGTCATGCGCTTCGTCCCCGGCCCAGACTTGCCTACCGGCGGTCGGATTGTCGGTCTTGACGGCATCCGGGAAGCCTACGAAACCGGTCGTGGTTCCTTCAAAACTCGAGCCAAGATCGACGTCGAACAGTTGACTGCGCGCCGAACCGGCCTAGTTGTCACTGAGCTGCCTTATACGGTGAGCCCGGAAAAGGTCATTGAGAAGATCAAAGACGGGGTCAACGCGAAGAAGCTGCAAGGCATCTCAGACATAGTGGATCTTACTGACCGTAACCATGGCTTACGGTTGGTCATCGAGTTGAAGAACGGTTTCAACCCGCAAGCGATCATTCAACAGCTCTACAAGCTCACCCCGATGGAAGACTCTTTCGGCATCAACAATGTCACCCTCGTTGACGGCCAGCCAAAGACGTTGGGTTTACTCGAGCTGCTCCGCGTATACGTTGCACATCGGATTGATGTTGTTCGACGGCGCACGGCGTTCCGTTTGGGCAAGAAAAAAGACCGTCTGCATTTGGTCGAAGGCATGCTGATCGCGATTCTGGATATCGATGAAGTCATCCAGATCATCCGGACGTCTGAAGAGACCGCCGCGGCACGTGACCGGCTCATTGCAATTTACGACCTCAGCGAAATACAGGCGAACTATATTCTGGAACTTCGCCTGCGGCAGCTGACTAAGTACTCGCGGATCGAGCTCGAAAAAGAGCAAGATGAGCTGCGCAAAGAGATTGAAGAACTGGAACGGATTTTGAATTCAGAACCGGTTTTACGCGAATTGGTTTCCAGCGAGTTAGCCGAGATTGCGGAAAAGTACGGCACACCGCGTCGCACGGTGCTGCTGGAATCCGAGGCCGTTTCGCCAACCGTAGCCAAAGCACTTGCCGCGGCAACGACCCCGGGTAAAGCTACGCCGCTAGCGCTCGAAATTGCCGACGATCCTTGTTGGGTGTTGCTGAGCAGTTCTGGCCAGATTGCCAGAACTAGCACTCGCGAAGCGCTTTCCGACTCTGGCGCCCGGACTAAACATGACGTCTTCAAGTCGGTTATTGCCACTAGTGCCCGCGGCGAAGTCGGTGCTGTGACTTCCGCAGGACGGATGTTGCGGCTGCAAGTTCTCGACATGCCGGTCCTTCCACCCACGGCAGGACTGCCGAATTTGGCCGGTGGCGTGCCGGCGAAAGAGTTTATTACCTTGCTCAAGGGCGAAAGCCTGATCAGTTTCGTGCCAATCGACGCCGTCGTTGCGCTGGGGACCAAACAGGGCATCGTGAAGCGAGTGACACCCGAGTACCCGCTCAATCGCGAGGACTGGGAAATCATCTCGCTCAAGGACAAAGACTCGGTGGTTGCTGCCGCCGCTGCGCAAGACGACGATGAGCTAGTTTTCATCACAGAGCAAGCGCAGCTGCTGCGATTCAGTGCCACAGCGGTTCGTCCACAAGGTCGAACCGCCGGTGGTATGGCCGGCATCAAGCTGGCCAGCAATGACGTGGTTTTGAGTTTCGCGGTAGTTGCAGCTGGCGATCCCGCGGCCGTAGTGGTGAGCATTTCTGGCAGCACCGATGCCCTACCAGGGACCGCCCCAGGCTCAGCGAAGGTTAGCGACTTCTCCGAGTACCCGCCCAAGGGCCGGGCCACCGGCGGTGTGCGTGCGCACCGTTTCCTGAAGGGCGAAGACATTTTGCTGTTGGCCTGGACCGGGCACGGACCCGCGAAGGCGGCTTCCTCCGCTGGCGTTGCCCGGGCGTTGCCGCTTGAGCATGGTCGCCGGGACGGGTCCGGAATACCACTGACGCAATCAATTGACGAGATTGGCCCTTCGCTTGATGGCTACGTTTCCGAGCCCGAAGAAAACTCCGTTGGATTGGTCCTTGAAGCTCCACTTGAGAGCTCAGCTGACTGA
- a CDS encoding DUF5998 family protein yields MTDMNAFRSAASPSAQGQTLDQALQRAGFYPLLVADVVRDALDGRDCLSHLAHLETHFDRTEVHRHITVLALTDDMLIIVHVDDQQLDEAGEQVVAQVSTESVPVSQIRSVVLSYLYNQPQDYRPSDPVLELTVSIGWSGGQRIDIGPAACGDPQCEADHGYTGNIAQEDLALRISAEADGLQAVQDAKIFARALRAVNTQILAIPEVTVARTGPAKGGPAKGGLANLGTRLGRNHHR; encoded by the coding sequence ATGACCGATATGAATGCATTTCGCTCTGCTGCCTCGCCCTCGGCACAAGGTCAGACCCTGGACCAAGCCTTACAGCGTGCGGGTTTTTATCCGTTGTTAGTGGCGGACGTGGTGCGGGATGCGCTAGACGGTCGCGATTGTCTTTCGCATTTGGCGCATTTGGAAACACATTTTGATCGGACCGAAGTTCATCGACACATTACAGTGCTGGCGCTCACCGACGACATGCTGATCATTGTGCACGTGGACGATCAGCAACTTGATGAAGCTGGTGAACAAGTTGTTGCGCAAGTATCCACAGAATCCGTGCCGGTTAGCCAAATCCGATCTGTTGTTTTGAGTTATCTCTACAACCAACCTCAGGATTACCGTCCCTCAGATCCGGTCCTAGAATTGACCGTTTCGATTGGGTGGTCCGGTGGACAAAGGATCGATATTGGTCCCGCGGCTTGCGGCGATCCGCAATGCGAAGCCGATCACGGCTACACCGGCAACATAGCGCAGGAGGACCTCGCGCTACGCATTAGCGCTGAAGCAGATGGTTTGCAGGCTGTGCAAGATGCCAAAATTTTTGCTCGAGCGTTGCGCGCGGTGAATACCCAGATTCTTGCCATTCCAGAAGTTACCGTAGCTAGAACCGGCCCGGCGAAAGGTGGTCCGGCCAAAGGCGGCTTAGCTAACCTTGGCACTCGACTGGGGCGTAACCATCACCGCTGA
- the sepH gene encoding septation protein SepH, translated as MQDLRLVGVHDDSEHLLLSGAGGEIYRLPIDEALRVASSRTPLRQNVLAASTSKPLAPGERLSPKDIQQRIRGGASATEVAEAAGVPIEHVERYEGPVLAEREHVALLARRVEVSDAIPSHDGYRSAFGDDPASLDEMVSYRLTAMGIDASTVEWDAWRRPDGQWAVTAAFTPGEAQQSSVGESAPAQWVYNSLRKSIQNANRWAQLLSEIEPLDSPLPSRRLTAVADRPFDFETDRPEDLEETATLESAPSTPEDKSSDESDGLLDLLRARRGQRIGTDEDDDDALALLLTEGIPAAHPRNEDNNDDDAGDAAEADDSAELAEQPAFFPALSLAPNPVERPAQSDDFSGTVRPDPLELSEGVSTLTREIKISAQPQAKSAEPPAKPIDQEEDAAPVADRRPGIKPKRSSVPSWDEIVFGTKTE; from the coding sequence ATGCAGGATCTTCGTTTAGTAGGTGTTCACGATGACAGCGAACACTTACTGCTCAGCGGGGCTGGCGGTGAGATCTACCGGTTGCCTATCGATGAAGCGTTGCGAGTGGCCTCCTCTCGCACGCCGTTGCGGCAAAATGTTCTGGCTGCGTCTACGTCCAAGCCACTTGCCCCTGGCGAACGCCTCTCTCCCAAAGACATCCAACAGCGGATCCGTGGTGGCGCTAGCGCCACCGAAGTAGCCGAGGCCGCAGGCGTGCCTATCGAGCATGTGGAACGCTATGAGGGCCCAGTTTTAGCTGAGCGCGAACACGTGGCCCTTCTGGCGCGTCGCGTCGAAGTCTCAGACGCAATCCCCAGCCACGACGGCTACCGCTCGGCGTTTGGCGACGATCCAGCCAGCCTTGATGAAATGGTCTCCTACCGGCTCACGGCTATGGGCATCGACGCCAGCACAGTCGAATGGGATGCCTGGCGCAGACCAGACGGCCAGTGGGCCGTTACCGCCGCCTTCACCCCCGGTGAGGCACAACAATCCAGCGTCGGCGAATCTGCGCCCGCACAATGGGTCTACAACTCGTTACGCAAGAGCATTCAGAATGCTAATCGCTGGGCACAATTGCTCAGCGAGATTGAACCGCTTGATTCGCCGTTGCCGTCCCGCAGGCTAACCGCCGTCGCCGACCGGCCCTTTGACTTCGAAACCGATCGTCCTGAGGATCTCGAAGAAACGGCGACCCTTGAATCCGCGCCAAGCACGCCAGAAGATAAATCTTCCGACGAGTCCGACGGTCTGCTAGACCTATTGCGCGCACGACGCGGTCAACGTATCGGCACCGACGAAGACGACGACGATGCGCTGGCATTGTTGCTCACCGAAGGCATACCCGCGGCACATCCGCGCAATGAAGACAATAACGATGATGATGCTGGCGACGCCGCTGAAGCGGATGATTCTGCTGAGCTTGCCGAGCAACCCGCCTTTTTCCCCGCGTTATCGTTGGCTCCTAACCCGGTTGAACGCCCCGCGCAAAGTGATGACTTTAGCGGAACGGTCCGTCCGGACCCACTTGAACTTTCCGAAGGTGTCAGCACGCTCACCCGGGAAATCAAGATCTCCGCGCAGCCACAGGCGAAGTCTGCCGAGCCGCCGGCGAAGCCCATTGATCAAGAAGAAGACGCTGCCCCGGTGGCCGACCGCCGCCCTGGCATCAAACCGAAGCGATCCAGCGTACCGAGCTGGGACGAGATCGTCTTTGGCACTAAGACTGAGTGA
- the dut gene encoding dUTP diphosphatase: MEASWQRAKSFQEVPIEYCAEAPAPMTIAVQCGGGRFVSEAISTGPSLVARSLPVQLKMLDAELEAPSYAHPGDAGADLRTRIDLVIAPGERVLAPTGVAIALPEGYVALIHPRSGLATKHGLTIVNSPGTVDAGYRGEIAVTLLNTDQHQSITLSRGDRIAQMVIQRVEYADFVQVDELPDSVRGTGGFGSTGGFTSTPIQA; this comes from the coding sequence TTGGAAGCTTCTTGGCAGCGCGCAAAGAGCTTCCAGGAAGTGCCGATAGAGTATTGCGCGGAGGCTCCGGCCCCGATGACAATAGCCGTGCAATGTGGTGGAGGAAGATTCGTGTCCGAGGCAATCTCGACTGGCCCCAGTTTGGTGGCAAGGTCCCTACCGGTGCAGCTGAAAATGCTCGACGCCGAGCTTGAAGCCCCTAGTTACGCCCACCCGGGGGATGCGGGAGCGGATCTGCGAACCCGTATTGATCTGGTGATTGCTCCTGGCGAGCGGGTGTTGGCTCCTACCGGCGTCGCAATTGCCTTACCCGAGGGTTATGTGGCTTTGATTCATCCACGCTCGGGGTTAGCTACAAAACACGGCCTGACTATTGTGAACTCACCGGGCACCGTTGATGCCGGTTATCGAGGCGAAATTGCCGTGACCTTGCTAAACACTGATCAACATCAATCAATCACACTTTCGCGCGGCGATAGAATTGCCCAAATGGTCATTCAGCGCGTTGAGTACGCCGATTTTGTGCAGGTTGACGAATTGCCGGACTCAGTACGTGGCACGGGTGGGTTCGGCTCCACCGGCGGATTCACTTCTACCCCTATTCAGGCATAG
- a CDS encoding thymidine kinase codes for MAELVFYSGTMDCGKSTLALQLDHNHSARGRTGLLFSCNDRAGESVISSRLGLQTEAIEVLPDTDFWHVVVAHKMMNESVDYLICDEAQFYTPAQVEQLARIVDEMDVDVFSFGITADFRTKLFPGSQRLIELADRVQVLQVEALCWCGSRATHNARTLDGVMVVEGAQVVVGDVVTETSSSVPSVGYETLCRKHYTRQVTAAGAQQISEQDQLLPWGTEK; via the coding sequence GTGGCTGAACTGGTTTTTTATTCCGGCACGATGGATTGCGGCAAGTCCACGCTTGCGCTGCAACTTGATCACAATCACAGCGCTCGTGGTAGGACTGGATTGCTCTTTAGCTGCAACGATCGAGCGGGGGAGTCCGTCATCTCGAGTCGGTTGGGCTTGCAAACCGAAGCGATTGAGGTGCTTCCAGATACCGATTTCTGGCACGTTGTTGTGGCGCACAAGATGATGAATGAATCTGTTGACTATCTGATTTGTGATGAAGCCCAGTTCTACACGCCAGCTCAAGTTGAGCAGCTAGCGCGAATAGTCGACGAGATGGACGTCGATGTTTTTAGCTTCGGCATTACCGCGGATTTTCGCACGAAGCTCTTTCCTGGCTCACAACGACTTATTGAGTTGGCTGACCGAGTGCAGGTGCTTCAGGTGGAAGCCCTCTGCTGGTGCGGGAGCCGGGCCACCCACAATGCCCGTACGCTCGACGGAGTGATGGTCGTAGAAGGTGCCCAGGTAGTGGTGGGCGATGTGGTTACCGAAACCTCAAGCTCGGTGCCTAGCGTCGGGTATGAGACGCTCTGCCGAAAGCACTATACGCGGCAAGTTACTGCGGCTGGAGCGCAGCAGATTTCCGAACAAGACCAGTTGCTGCCCTGGGGCACGGAGAAATGA
- a CDS encoding GNAT family N-acetyltransferase, which produces MNLPGLDTAVGSELEFRPIEKADLAQWYELILRIFSAEKAPWHDQLEDLENSLNSSKNDPLLDTVIGVDHGGIPRAFAQVRKNPEGAKAYVSGGVDPEWQRRGIGSALLKWQLERVAHRFSARQQSPEIARTYAEDNNPVAQELFTANGFNIVRYFSEMHRPLSEEIPVIDLDENLVVTTFSSEHSEAVRLAHNEVFADHWGSETRDLETWRDTVEHPLFRADWSLVVLDASTGEVAGYQLASYDQDIFSSFGRKEGYTELIGVRRAYRGCRIAAALLAEAMRRFRAAGMDVASLDVDTENPTGANTLYERMGYSAVRRSMAFDRVL; this is translated from the coding sequence ATGAACTTGCCTGGATTGGACACTGCTGTGGGCTCGGAATTGGAATTCCGCCCCATTGAAAAAGCCGACTTGGCGCAATGGTACGAACTGATCTTACGTATTTTCTCCGCAGAAAAAGCTCCTTGGCACGACCAGCTGGAAGATTTAGAAAACTCCTTGAACTCGAGCAAAAATGATCCATTGCTCGATACCGTAATTGGTGTTGACCACGGAGGGATTCCTCGGGCGTTTGCTCAAGTTCGTAAGAACCCTGAGGGTGCTAAAGCCTATGTCTCTGGCGGGGTTGATCCGGAGTGGCAACGTCGGGGTATTGGCTCGGCGTTACTTAAGTGGCAGCTTGAGCGGGTAGCGCATCGATTTTCCGCCCGTCAGCAGAGCCCAGAAATTGCCCGCACTTACGCTGAGGATAACAACCCGGTTGCCCAAGAGTTGTTCACCGCAAACGGGTTCAATATCGTTCGCTATTTTTCCGAAATGCATCGGCCGTTATCCGAAGAGATTCCGGTCATCGATCTTGACGAAAACCTGGTGGTCACTACTTTCTCCTCGGAGCATTCGGAAGCTGTTCGATTGGCGCATAACGAAGTCTTCGCTGACCATTGGGGTTCGGAAACGCGTGATCTGGAAACTTGGCGAGATACCGTAGAACACCCACTTTTCCGTGCGGATTGGAGTTTGGTGGTTTTGGACGCTTCAACCGGGGAAGTGGCGGGTTATCAGCTGGCCAGTTATGACCAAGATATCTTCAGCAGTTTTGGCCGCAAAGAAGGCTATACCGAGCTGATCGGAGTTCGAAGAGCTTACCGAGGATGCCGGATCGCTGCGGCTTTGTTGGCTGAAGCCATGCGCAGATTCAGGGCGGCGGGAATGGATGTGGCCTCTTTGGACGTAGATACTGAAAACCCAACCGGCGCAAATACGCTTTACGAGCGAATGGGCTACAGCGCGGTTCGACGATCAATGGCTTTCGACAGGGTTCTCTGA
- a CDS encoding alkaline phosphatase family protein, whose amino-acid sequence MPESPGYGAASLASVLTSSAAAMGASRFENLLGLPAARRVCVVLVDGLGSALLKRKIAHAPFLRSVLTGNLAGGVSRTINSAFPSTTASSLSSLGTGVAPGLHGMVGYDVLDPSQDEVVNLLGNWDAGVDPLSWQPYPTVFEQLEGIFPTATVSLPKFADSAMTRAALRGSRFVAAGSAHARTAAAAELMAAEPELLMYFYWSELDKAGHRRGVDSAQWEHELEELDAAVKRLSEQLPPGTLLLLTADHGMVDVPESQRVDYSATPELVAGVRHTAGEPRLVQLYLEADADPEALAAAWRSAWGAKAWVLSRAEAVAKGYFGEVRPEVLGRIGDLLIAAREPVAFYDLRRVSAHAMAIVGQHGSLTKAERAVPLLQIPVQGPRNKARTSRRG is encoded by the coding sequence TTGCCGGAGTCTCCGGGGTACGGCGCAGCCTCATTGGCTAGCGTGCTGACAAGTTCGGCCGCCGCGATGGGTGCCAGCAGGTTTGAAAATTTGCTCGGACTGCCGGCTGCGCGCCGAGTCTGCGTCGTTTTGGTCGATGGGCTGGGTTCAGCTTTGTTGAAGCGCAAGATTGCGCACGCCCCATTTTTACGAAGTGTGCTTACTGGGAATCTGGCCGGCGGAGTAAGCCGAACGATTAATTCTGCCTTTCCATCAACCACGGCAAGCTCGTTATCCAGCTTGGGCACCGGCGTCGCCCCTGGGCTACATGGCATGGTTGGCTATGATGTCTTAGATCCGAGCCAAGACGAAGTGGTCAATCTTTTAGGCAATTGGGACGCCGGCGTCGATCCGCTCAGCTGGCAGCCGTACCCTACGGTCTTTGAACAGCTCGAAGGTATCTTTCCTACGGCTACTGTCAGCTTGCCAAAATTTGCCGATTCAGCGATGACCCGCGCGGCGCTTCGCGGCAGCCGATTCGTCGCCGCGGGGTCTGCACACGCCCGCACCGCTGCTGCCGCGGAGCTGATGGCGGCAGAGCCCGAGTTATTGATGTATTTCTATTGGTCTGAGCTAGATAAGGCCGGGCACCGGCGCGGGGTAGATTCCGCGCAATGGGAGCATGAGCTTGAAGAATTGGACGCTGCCGTCAAACGGCTTTCCGAACAGCTACCACCCGGAACTTTGTTATTACTGACGGCGGATCACGGCATGGTGGACGTTCCTGAATCGCAGCGAGTGGACTACTCGGCAACTCCCGAGCTGGTTGCAGGTGTGCGGCACACTGCCGGTGAGCCGCGTTTAGTGCAGCTTTATCTCGAGGCCGATGCGGATCCTGAGGCGCTTGCTGCAGCTTGGCGTTCAGCCTGGGGAGCTAAGGCGTGGGTGCTCAGCCGAGCAGAGGCGGTAGCAAAAGGATACTTCGGTGAAGTTCGGCCTGAAGTTCTTGGCCGGATTGGTGATTTATTGATTGCGGCGCGGGAGCCTGTCGCTTTCTACGACCTTCGCAGGGTCTCCGCGCATGCAATGGCCATTGTGGGTCAGCATGGCTCCCTAACAAAGGCCGAGCGGGCTGTACCACTCCTGCAAATACCGGTCCAAGGACCTCGGAACAAAGCGAGAACAAGTAGACGTGGCTGA
- a CDS encoding DMT family transporter has protein sequence MATSLLKVSDGFSKLWPSVGVVVGYAISFYALSLALKEVPVSTAYAIWSGVGTAVIAVIGFWLFKEPLSVTKIIGITLIVAGVVALNLDGGH, from the coding sequence GTGGCAACGTCGTTGTTGAAGGTTTCGGATGGCTTCTCGAAATTATGGCCCTCGGTCGGCGTCGTCGTTGGTTACGCAATCTCTTTCTACGCACTGAGCCTTGCGCTCAAAGAGGTGCCAGTAAGTACCGCCTATGCCATTTGGTCCGGAGTTGGCACTGCGGTGATAGCGGTAATCGGTTTTTGGCTTTTCAAAGAGCCCTTGTCCGTGACGAAAATTATCGGCATCACCTTGATTGTGGCCGGGGTAGTGGCGCTAAACCTCGACGGCGGTCACTAA
- a CDS encoding DUF4193 domain-containing protein, which translates to MATDYDAPRKTDDELSEDSIEELKSRRTDKQSAVVDEDEAEAADSYELPGADLSGEELLVRVLPAQADEFTCSSCFLVRHRSQIAREKNGLLFCKDCEG; encoded by the coding sequence ATGGCGACTGATTACGATGCGCCGCGGAAGACCGACGACGAACTCAGTGAGGACTCAATTGAAGAATTGAAGTCCCGCCGTACCGACAAACAGTCGGCGGTTGTCGATGAGGACGAGGCCGAAGCGGCCGACAGTTACGAGCTTCCTGGTGCAGATTTGTCCGGCGAGGAACTGCTTGTACGGGTTTTGCCTGCCCAAGCCGACGAATTTACTTGTTCGTCGTGTTTCTTGGTACGGCATCGTTCGCAGATTGCGCGCGAAAAGAACGGCTTGCTGTTCTGCAAAGATTGCGAAGGCTGA